Proteins encoded within one genomic window of Lampris incognitus isolate fLamInc1 chromosome 1, fLamInc1.hap2, whole genome shotgun sequence:
- the npc1l1 gene encoding NPC1-like intracellular cholesterol transporter 1, which translates to MARTAALGFLLACLALSVAQHEPGYCAFYEECGRNPSLGDTLIPPIVPCLNYSPARAMRGEHYQKLRQVCPMLDQGANNTYACCSIKQLRSLEKSLSLSKAVLVRCPSCAENFAHLHCINTCSPNQSQTVSVTRTMNVTHLGVKKEVVVGYQAFLSATFADASFQSCQNVRIPATGGFAISTMCGRYGAKLCTPQRWYDFQGDSSNGLAPLDIDFMLIPEGVTEGLPEGVIPYSGRALRCNETTPSGGEVCSCQDCQDSCPVMPPPPLPAKPFRLMGTDGFLVLSILFLCLLLLTFLLYLSVSCWVKVQERKEVEKGKRKRKGKGKGKDQNGNDLNQLLVDPSEVTYMEENILAAQEYLSSVFCIWGTLMASHPLKVLLVSAIVVAAFATGLMNIELTTDPVQLWSAPSSRARREKDFHDKYFDPFFRTNQLILTAPNRKGQVYDSLLFGKQNFSGIVSKDLITELLELQTRIQNIEFWSEDLNRSASLKDVCFAPLNPSNPSLTDCAVNSLPQYFQNSLDNLNAKVNMTELGVTKEVDWRDHFIYCVNSPLSFKDITDLGMSCMADYGAPVFPFLAVGGYVDEAYTNAEALIMTFSLNNYARDDVKFNVALQWEKKFLDIVQEYQRNPKTNFTFAYMAERSLEDEINRTTTEDIPIFMISYAVIFLYIAVALGEYSSCKRILVDSKFLVGLGGILVVGCSVLSSMGFYAWIGIPSSLVILQVVPFLVLAVGADNIFIFVLEYQRDMRRSGEKREEHIGRVLGNVAPSMLLCSLSESVCFFLGALSTMPAVRSFALYAALAILMDFILQMTAFVALFSLDARRQDNNRCELVCCVTVSKQHPTTSNEGFLLPLMRKYYAPALLHPVSRIIVMVVFIFMFCGSIFLMFHVTVGLDQELAMPTDSYMLEYFKYLYKYFEVGVPTYFVTTKGFNFSTTAGMNAVCSSVGCDQFSLTQKIQYATDYPELSYMAIPANSWVDDFIDWLNPGSRCCRLYSFGPNAGEFCPASESPLLCLKKCMSTPPNGVLRPSVEKFNRFLPDFLGNRPDLQCPKGGLGAYDKAVVRDENGEIIASRFMAYHTPLTNSREFTAALQKVRELAHNITMGMRQIPGTSPDFEVFPYTVTYVFYEQYLTIVPEGLFNISLCLLPTFVVCCLLLGMDLCSGLLNLLTIVMIVVDTLGVMTLWGIDYNAVALINLVTAVGISVEFVSHLTRSFALSVKPTHVERAMEATTNMGSAVFAGVAMTNLPGIIVLAFAKAQLIQIFFFRLNLVITLLGMVHGLIFLPVLLSFFGPSVNKAALLKVQQAEAKAKQEMELSSNISQIYDNLSYEDHEKTQELGPRASRLTSDASKSSSARAEVQEEEGCRINYF; encoded by the exons ATGGCTCGCACCGCTGCCCTGGGGTTTCTCCTGGCGTGTCTG GCCCTGTCGGTTGCCCAACATGAGCCAGGATACTGTGCCTTCTATGAAGAGTGCGGCCGCAACCCCTCCCTCGGGGACACCCTCATCCCTCCTATTGTCCCCTGTCTCAACTACAGCCCTGCACGAGCAATGAGGGGAGAACACTACCAGAAGCTCAGACAG GTGTGTCCCATGTTGGACCAGGGAGCGAACAACACTTACGCCTGCTGCTCCATAAAGCAGCTGAGGTCCCTGGAAAAGAGCCTCAGCCTGTCTAAGGCTGTGCTGGTCCGCTGCCCGTCTTGCGCTGAAAACTTTGCCCACCTGCACTGCATCAACACCTGCAGTCCAAACCAGAGCCAGACAGTCAGTGTCACAAGGACCATGAACGTCACTCACTTGGGTGTAAAGAAGGAGGTTGTGGTGGGCTACCAGGCATTCCTCTCCGCCACCTTTGCAGACGCCTCATTCCAGTCCTGTCAAAATGTCAGGATCCCGGCCACTGGAGGCTTTGCTATTTCCACCATGTGTGGGCGCTACGGAGCCAAATTGTGCACCCCTCAGCGCTGGTACGACTTCCAGGGAGACTCCAGCAACGGCTTGGCCCCACTGGACATCGACTTCATGCTGATACCCGAGGGTGTGACCGAGGGTTTGCCCGAAGGTGTAATCCCTTACAGTGGGCGGGCTTTGAGGTGCAATGAGACCACACCGTCTGGAGGGGAGGTCTGCTCTTGCCAGGACTGCCAGGATTCATGCCCGGTGATGCCGCCTCCACCCCTCCCCGCCAAACCCTTCAGACTGATGGGCACAGACGGTTTCCTGgtgctctccatcctcttcctctgcctcctcctcctcactttcctgctctacctctctgtctcttgctgggTTAAGGTGCAGGAAAGAAAAGAGGTagagaaaggaaaaagaaagagaaagggcAAGGGCAAGGGCAAGGACCAGAATGGGAATGACTTGAATCAGCTGCTGGTTGATCCTTCTGAGGTGACATATATGGAGGAGAACATCCTGGCTGCTCAAGAGTATTTGAGCTCTGTATTTTGTATCTGGGGAACCCTGATGGCTTCACACCCCCTCAAG GTGCTCTTGGTATCTGCCATTGTTGTGGCTGCCTTTGCCACAGGCCTCATGAACATTGAGCTCACCACTGACCCAGTCCAACTGTGGTCCGCTCCCAGTAGCCGGGCCCGCAGGGAGAAAGACTTCCACGACAAATACTTTGATCCGTTCTTCAGAACTAACCAGCTGATCTTGACGGCGCCAAACAGGAAAGGTCAAGTCTATGACTCTTTGCTGTTCGGAAAGCAGAACTTTAGTGGCATCGTCTCCAAAGATCTCATCACTGAGCTGTTGGAGCTCCAAACACGGATACAG AATATAGAGTTCTGGTCTGAGGATTTGAACCGCAGCGCAAGTTTGAAAGATGTGTGTTTTGCTCCTCTGAACCCATCCAACCCCTCTTTGACGGACTGTGCCGTCAACAGCTTGCCCCAGTACTTCCAGAACAGTCTGGACAACCTCAATGCTAAGGTCAACATGACAGAGTTGGGGGTTACCAAAGAGGTTGATTGGAGGGACCACTTCATTTACTGTGTCAA CTCTCCTTTGTCTTTCAAGGACATTACTGATTTAGGAATGAGCTGCATGGCTGACTATGGAGCGCCAGTATTTCCCTTTCTCGCTGTGGGAGGCTATGTTG ATGAGGCATACACCAACGCAGAGGCTCTCATCATGACCTTCTCCCTGAACAACTATGCTCGAGACGATGTGAAGTTCAACGTGGCCCTGCAGTGGGAGAAGAAGTTTCTGGATATTGTCCAAGAGTACCAGAGAAACCCCAAAACCAATTTCACCTTTGCATACATGGCAGAG AGGTCTCTGGAAGATGAGATCAACAGGACAACAACAGAAGACATCCCCATCTTCATGATCAGCTACGCTGTCATCTTCCTCTACATCGCTGTTGCTCTGGGCGAGTACTCTTCTTGCAAACGCATACTG GTAGACTCCAAGTTCCTGGTTGGTCTGGGTGGTATTCTGGTGGTTGGATGCTCAGTCCTGTCTTCCATGGGCTTCTATGCCTGGATAGGAATTCCCTCCTCCCTGGTCATTCTCCAGGTTGTCCCCTTCCTGGTGCTGGCTGTCGGCGCAGACAACATCTTCATCTTTGTGCTAGAGTaccag AGAGACATGCGTAGATCGGGTGAGAAGAGAGAAGAACATATTGGTCGTGTACTTGGAAACGTCGCTCCCAGCATGCTCCTCTGCAGTCTTTCAGAGTCTGTTTGCTTCTTCCTTG GGGCCCTGTCCACCATGCCGGCAGTGAGGTCCTTTGCTCTGTATGCCGCTCTGGCAATACTCATGGACTTTATCCTCCAGATGACTGCctttgtggcattgttttctCTGGATGCCCGGCGGCAAGACAACAACCGCTGTGAGCTGGTCTGTTGTGTAACTGTCTCAAAGCAGCATCCCACCACGTCGAATGAAGGTTTCCTGCTGCCCTTAATGAGGAAATACTACGCCCCTGCCCTCCTCCATCCAGTCTCCAGGATCATAGTG ATGGTGGTGTTCATCTTCATGTTCTGCGGTTCCATATTCCTGATGTTCCATGTGACAGTGGGCCTCGATCAGGAGCTGGCTATGCCTACG GATTCCTACATGCTGGAATATTTCAAATACCTGTACAAGTATTTTGAAGTGGGCGTGCCAACGTACTTTGTGACAACAAAGGGCTTCAACTTCTCCACTACTGCCGGCATGAACGCAGTTTGCTCCAGTGTGGGTTGTGATCAGTTCTCGCTCACACAGAAGATCCAGTATGCCACGGACTACCCTGAACT CTCCTACATGGCTATTCCTGCTAACTCCTGGGTGGACGATTTCATCGACTGGCTGAACCCGGGATCGAGATGCTGTCGCCTGTACAGCTTTGGTCCTAATGCTGGGGAGTTCTGCCCTGCTAGTGAAT CTCCTCTACTCTGTCTAAAAAAGTGTATGTCAACTCCTCCTAACGGGGTCCTCAGGCCCAGTGTTGAAAAATTCAACCGTTTCCTCCCGGACTTCCTGGGCAATAGACCAGACCTACAGTGTCCTAAAGG TGGTCTAGGAGCTTATGACAAGGCTGTGGTGAGAGATGAAAACGGAGAAATAATAG CGTCCCGCTTCATGGCTTACCATACGCCGCTGACCAACTCGCGGGAGTTCACTGCTGCCCTGCAGAAGGTCAGAGAGCTGGCACACAACATCACCATGGGCATGAGACAGATACCGGGCACCTCACCGGACTTCGAGGTCTTCCCTTACAC GGTGACTTATGTTTTCTATGAGCAGTACCTAACCATTGTGCCAGAAGGGCTGTTTAATATCTCGCTGTGCCTGCTGCCAACCTTTGTTGTGTGCTGTCTGCTGCTGGGTATGGACCTGTGCTCCGGCCTGCTCAACCTCCTCACAATAGTCATGATCGTTGTGGATACCCTGGGTGTCATGACACTGTGGGGCATAGACTACAACGCGGTGGCCCTCATCAATCTAGTCACG GCGGTGGGAATCTCTGTGGAGTTTGTGTCCCACCTGACGAGATCCTTCGCTCTCAGCGTCAAGCCCACACACGTGGAAAGGGCAATGGAGGCCACCACCAACATGGGTAGCGCG GTGTTTGCCGGCGTGGCCATGACCAACCTCCCAGGTATCATCGTGCTTGCTTTCGCTAAAGCCCAGCTCATCCAGATCTTCTTCTTCCGTTTGAATCTGGTCATTACACTGCTAGGGATGGTTCATGGACTCATCTTCCTCCCTGTACTGCTCAGCTtctttg GTCCTAGTGTGAATAAAGCAGCGCTGCTGAAGGTGCAGCAGGCGGAGGCAAAGGCCAAACAGGAAATGGAACTGAGCAGCAACATCAGTCAGATCTACGACAACCTGAGCTACGAAGACCACGAGAAAACTCAGGAACTGGGCCCGCGCGCCTCCCGGCTCACCTCAGATGCCAGCAAATCTTCATCAGCTAGAGCAGAAGTACAAGAAGAGGAAGGGTGCAGAATTAACTATTTCTGA
- the LOC130113727 gene encoding cytochrome P450 2J2-like: MYSPAFSAYNSVVETMASLDLSVLVLFILAFFVIADICKNANPRNYPPGPVALPFVGNLFSLDFSRPHSYLTKLSEVYGDVFSFRIGRDKTVYVNGFRMVKEALVAQGENFVDRPASPMVHKIYKGNNGIFFSNGQMWKQQRRFALTTLRNLGLGKSTLEKAIVQESSYLQEEIGKERGEPFDPAVILNNAVSNIICQLVFGRRFVYTDQSFQTLLQALSEAMKLEGSMWAQLYEAFPAVMKHLPGPHNVLFRHYQAFEAFIRAEVEKHKQNLDHGSPGDYINAFLIEMENHKYDPVLGFDELNMVMCSLDLFLAGTETTSTSLHWGLLYMIIHTDIQEKVQAEIDDVIGHGRQPSMADRPNMPYTDAVIHEIQRMGNIVPLNPPRMANKDTTLGGFLIPKGTTLMANLNSVLFDITEWETPYTFNPAHFLDRDGKFVRREAFMPFSAGKRLCPGEGLARMELFLFFVSLLQKFSFSSSEGPELDLDGQYGVTRMPHPFKIHARPR; the protein is encoded by the exons ATGTATTCGCCCGCGTTTTCGGCATACAACTCTGTCGTGGAGACCATGGCTTCTCTTGACTTGAGTGTTCTTGTGCTTTTTATTTTAGCTTTCTTTGTAATTGCTGATATTTGTAAGAACGCAAACCCGCGCAACTACCCGCCCGGGCCGGTGGCGCTTCCTTTCGTTGGGAACCTGTTTAGTCTCGACTTCAGCAGGCCGCATAGTTACCTGACCAAG CTGTCGGAGGTGTATGGGGACGTGTTCAGTTTCAGAATCGGCAGAGACAAAACAGTTTATGTGAATGGCTTTAGGATGGTCAAGGAAGCTCTTGTGGCCCAGGGGGAGAACTTTGTCGATCGGCCAGCCAGTCCTATGGTtcacaaaatctacaaagggaacA ATGGCATCTTCTTCAGCAATGGTCAAATGTGGAAACAACAGCGGCGTTTTGCCTTGACCACCCTCCGCAACTTGGGTTTGGGGAAAAGCACTTTAGAGAAGGCCATCGTTCAGGAAAGTAGCTACCTTCAGGAGGAGATAGGGAAAGAGAGAG GTGAGCCCTTTGACCCTGCTGTGATTCTGAACAACGCTGTGTCCAACATCATCTGCCAGCTGGTGTTTGGTAGGCGGTTTGTCTACACTGACCAGAGTTTCCAAACGCTGCTGCAAGCCCTGTCTGAGGCAATGAAGCTAGAAGGCTCGATGTGGGCTCAG CTCTATGAGGCATTTCCTGCCGTGATGAAACATCTCCCAGGGCCTCACAATGTTCTGTTCCGCCACTACCAAGCCTTTGAGGCCTTCATCAGAGCAGAGGTGGAGAAGCACAAGCAAAACCTAGACCATGGATCTCCTGGAGACTACATCAATGCCTTCCTAATAGAGATGGAAAAT CACAAATACGACCCTGTTTTAGGGTTTGACGAGCTCAATATGGTGATGTGCTCTCTGGACCTGTTCTTGGCTGGGACAGAGACAACCTCGACCAGCCTGCACTGGGGCCTGCTTTACATGATCATACACACCGACATCCAGG AGAAGGTCCAGGCTGAGATAGATGATGTGATTGGACACGGCCGTCAGCCCAGTATGGCCGACAGACCAAATATGCCCTACACTGATGCTGTTATCCATGAGATCCAGCGGATGGGCAACATCGTCCCTCTCAATCCTCCTAGGATGGCCAACAAAGATACAACACTTGGAGGATTCCTCATACCAAAG GGCACCACTTTGATGGCAAACCTTAATTCCGTGCTTTTTGATATCACCGAGTGGGAAACCCCATACACATTTAACCCCGCACACTTCCTTGATAGGGATGGCAAGTTTGTGAGGCGTGAGGCATTCATGCCCTTTTCTGCAG GTAAGCGTTTGTGCCCGGGGGAGGGTTTAGCCAGGATGGAGTTGTTTCTCTTTTTTGTCAGCTTACTCCAGAAGTTCAGTTTCTCTTCATCGGAAGGACCAGAACTTGATCTGGATGGCCAGTATGGTGTCACACGCATGCCACACCCATTCAAGATTCATGCCAGACCAAGGTAG
- the nono gene encoding non-POU domain-containing octamer-binding protein: MQGNRGPQQNHGPPRHPGPGDEKKAGGSNANGQHPAHGEQLNPNEALTIDLQNFRKPGEKAYSQRSRLFVGNLPTGVTEQEVEKLFSKYGKPSEIFINKDRGFGFIRLETRILAEIARAELDDTSFRGRQIRVRFATHGAALSVKNLPEFVSNELLEEAFSSFGQIERAIVIVDDRGRPTGKGIVEYTSKPAARKALDKCGDGAFLLTAFPRPITVEPMEQFDDDEGLPEKIISKNQQFHKEREQPPRFAQPGSFEYEYAMRWKALMEMEKQQYEMVDRNMKDAQEKLEAEMEAARHEHQVMLMRQDLLRRQEELRRMEELHSQEVQKRKQAELRQEEERRRREEDMRMRNEEMMKRQQEGFRSNFSENREQDMRMHMGGHGMPMNRNSMGGNPGAGGAPGMSTENAPLMPGPGNNNMPGGGGQGNFARGLPGAGDYGPNKQRRF, encoded by the coding sequence atgcaaggAAATAGAGGCCCCCAGCAGAACCACGGCCCTCCCCGACATCCCGGGCCGGGTGATGAGAAGAAGGCCGGAGGAAGCAACGCCAACGGCCAGCACCCGGCGCACGGCGAGCAGTTAAACCCTAACGAGGCCTTAACCATAGATCTGCAGAACTTCAGGAAACCAGGCGAGAAAGCGTACTCCCAGCGCAGCAGGCTCTTCGTTGGAAACCTACCGACCGGGGTCACCGAGCAGGAGGTGGAGAAGCTGTTCTCTAAATACGGCAAGCCATCGGAGATTTTCATCAACAAGGACAGGGGTTTCGGATTCATTCGTCTGGAGACGAGGATCCTTGCAGAAATTGCCCGAGCCGAACTCGACGACACCTCATTTCGGGGCAGGCAAATACGGGTGCGCTTTGCAACACACGGTGCGGCTTTATCTGTGAAGAATTTGCCAGAGTTTGTTTCCAACGAGCTCCTGGAAGAGGCCTTCTCCAGCTTCGGTCAGATAGAAAGGGCCATAGTCATAGTGGATGATAGAGGACGCCCCACGGGCAAAGGAATTGTGGAGTACACGTCAAAGCCAGCTGCAAGGAAGGCTTTGGACAAATGTGGTGATGGTGCATTTCTCCTCACCGCGTTCCCTAGACCCATAACAGTTGAGCCTATGGAGCAGTTTGACGACGATGAAGGACTCCCAGAAAAGATTATCAGTAAAAATCAGCAGTTTCACAAAGAGCGTGAGCAGCCACCACGATTTGCTCAGCCAGGGTCGTTTGAGTACGAATATGCCATGCGCTGGAAGGCCCTGATGGAGATGGAGAAGCAGCAGTATGAAATGGTTGACAGGAACATGAAGGATGCTCAAGAAAAGCTAGAAGCAGAGATGGAGGCAGCGAGACATGAGCATCAGGTGATGCTAATGAGGCAGGATCTACTGAGGCGTCAAGAAGAGCTGCGCAGGATGGAGGAGCTCCATAGCCAAGAGGTACAGAAGAGGAAGCAAGCAGAACTCCGTCAGGAGGAGGAACGTCGTCGGAGAGAAGAAGACATGAGGATGCGCAATGAAGAAATGATGAAGAGGCAGCAGGAGGGATTTCGGAGTAATTTCTCGGAAAATAGGGAGCAAGATATGAGGATGCATATGGGAGGGCATGGCATGCCCATGAACAGAAACTCAATGGGTGGGAATCCGGGGGCTGGTGGAGCTCCAGGTATGTCCACTGAGAATGCACCCCTGATGCCAGGGCCGGGGAACAACAACATGCCTGGTGGTGGAGGCCAGGGAAATTTCGCCAGAGGTCTTCCAGGTGCTGGTGATTATGGGCCCAATAAGCAACGCAGATTTTAA